One Synechocystis sp. LKSZ1 genomic window, CTGTTTGAAGTGGATATTCAACAGGGCCTGAACCAGATTCAAGGGGCCTTGGAAACGGAGGACGCTGAGGTAGTGCGGGAAACCCTAAGCGCCCAAACCGAGGTCTTTGCGGGTCTAGCGGAACTCCTAAACCTACCGGGGTTCCAGGAAATTACTACTCTGGTACAAACGGCGCTCGTTAATCAACCAGAGGCCATTTTGGCCCTGGCCCCCGTGGCCCTCCGAGATTGGCGGCAGAGTTGCCAACAAGTATTAGAACAAGGGGATCGTCAGCAGGGAGGCTATCCTTCAGCGGAACTCCAGGCCCTTGCGGGTGCATCTGGTTCCTTCACAACAGCCTCCGAAATCCCAGTGGAAACGCTAGAAACCCTTTGGGGCAATGCCGGAGATCTGACCCCAGCAGCGGCCATGGATAACCTTTGGGGTAATGCAGACTTGGGAGCTGAAACCTTCTCCCTGCCAGAACTGGAGCCAGCAGAATTAGCTTGGCCCGAACTTCCTCCCCTCACCGGAGAGCTGAGCCAAGAAGCAGAAACAGTCACGTCCGAAATGGTCAATACCGACGAGCCAGCCTATCAATTTTTTATTGAAGAGGCCCCGGAACTGCTCCAGATGATTGAAGAGGGCCTATTGACTCTCCGCCAAGACCGCAGTGCGGTCAAGGTTCATAGCATTATGCGGGCGGCCCATTCCCTCAAGGGGGGAGCGGCCAGCGTGGGTCTGACGGCCATTAAGACCATTGCCCATCGTCTAGAGGATATTTTTAAGGCCCTGCACAGCGAGACTCTCAGCTTTGATGAAACCCTAGAATCCTTGCTCCTAGCCGGCTACGACTGTCTGAAAAATCCCCTCGAAGCCCAAATCCATACCGGGTATTACGATCCCCAACAGGCCCTGGCCGCCGTCCAGCCGGTGCTAGAGGCCCTGGAATTTCAGTTAGGCGATGCCCTCCAGGCCGGAGAGCAGTTTCTGCCCAGTTCTGCGGATCTGGGGGTGGATATTGTTGCCAACCTGTTCGACTTGGATATTCGCCAGGGCCTGCAACAACTGCGGGAGGCCTTGGACAGTGATGATACCGAAATCGTCCGAGACAGCCTCATCGCACAAACAGAAGTCTTTTTAGGCCTGGCGGAAATTTTGAATCTCCCCGGTTTTAAGGCCATTGGGGAAGCGGTACAAAAGGCCTTAGAAAATAGTCCTGACCAGGCCCTGGCCATTGCCCAACAGGCCGTTGTGGATTGGACGAATAGTTGCGACCAAGTGCTCCAGCAGGGGGATCGACAACAGGGCGGCAGTCCTTCAACCTTCTTGCTAAGCTTTGGCGAAAAAGCGGTGGTTGAGGTCAAAGAGGCCCTCCAAGCCAGCCCGGCCTCACGCCTATCTATCAGTGATTTATTCTTTGGGGATGATGAAGAGGAAGCAGAGATTCCCTCAACGGCAGAAACTGAGGCCCCCAGTCGGGAAGAAGAAATACAAGCCCCTCTCGGCCTGGTAATGGAGCCGGAGATTCTAGCCGAAACAGAGGTACCCGTCGAAGCGACGCTAGCTGAAACCATCCTCGAGGGCCTACCCCTGGCCCCTTCCCTCGAAGACGTTTTTGGCGGACTGGTGGCCGAAGAAACTCTGTTGGATGCCGGGATTTTTGCCGACTACGATGCCACCCCCAGCGTTGACGACACGGAAATTGACCAAATGGTACAGTCCGTGGCTCAGGTATTTGAACAATTGCCGGCCCTGCCGGAAACACCACCCCTGACGGCCCCAGAACTGTCAACGGCCATTAGTCCGGCCCCAACACCAACCCCCCAACGGGCCGAAACGCCACCAACACCGACAGCGGCGCCCCTCTCCATTCGGGTTGATTTCCAGCGCCTGGAACGCATGAATAACTGGGTGGGGGAACTGGCTATTAACCGCAATAGCCTTTCCCTACAAAATCAACAACTACAAGGCTCAGTTCGTTCTCTGTTAACACGCTTTAGCCGTTTCCAGGGCCTGACAGTCAAACTACGGGAACTCGCCGACCAATTGGTGACAGCCCCCGGCGGCGATAAGCTATTCCGGCCCCAGGGATCCACTGCCTGGGTAAGCAATGCCTTCGATACGTTGGAAATGGATTCCTACAGTGCCCTCTCGGGACAATTGCAGGAAATTTTAGAGGAAATGATGCAGTTGGAAGAGGCTGTTGATGACATTGTGCTCTTCGCCCGAGCCTCTAACCAAAGCCTCGATGCCCAAAAGCAAATGCTTTTCTCCCTACGGGATGAACTGATGTGGGCCCGCATGTTGCCTCTGGGAGAAGTCCTCAACCGTTTTCCGAGAGTTCTGCGGGATCTTTCAACCCAGTACCATAAGCCGGTTCAACTCAAGCTCTATGGAACCTCTGTTTTGGTTGATCGCCTGGCCATTGAAAAACTCTACGACCCCCTCCTGCACCTACTGCGTAATGCCTTTGACCATGGCATTGAATCCCCCGAAGTACGCCGGGCCCAGGGCAAACCGGAAAGCGGCACCATTGAGATCCAGGCCTATCACCAGGGCAACCAGACCATTATTGAAATTCGGGATGATGGCGGGGGCCTGAATGCAGAGAAAATTGCCCAGCGGGGCATTGAGAAAGGCCTGATCACGGAAGCCCAGGCCAAAACGATGACGCCAGAGCAGATCTATAACTTGATCTTCGAGCCGGACTTTTCCACCGCCAGCCAAGTCAGTGAACTATCGGGGCGGGGCGTCGGCCTAGATGTGGTGCGTCAACAGATTGCCGCTCTTAAAGGAACTATTGTTCTTTCCTCTCGCCCCGGCCGGGGTACGACTTTTTCCCTGCGCCTACCCCTCACCCTGACCATTGCCAAGCTTCTGGTCTGCACCATTAGCCAAGACGACCAACGGACAGCGACAGCCATTGCCATTCCCTCCGATAGCGTAGCTGAATTGCTAGTTCCCCTCCCCAATCAACTGAAACTCTCGGGCAATCAACGGTTTCTCTTCTGGCAGGGCCAAATGATTCCCATCTATCCCCTAGCCTCCCTGATTCCCTACAACTGTCCCCTAGGAGACCGCCAATTGAGCAAGGTCTTGAGTGCTGTTCCTCAACCGGAAGACTGGAACTTACCGCTGATTCTGCTCCGCCAAGGAGACCACTACTACGCCCTCGAAGTCACTCGCCTGATCACCGAGCAAGAGTTGGTGATTAAACCCTTTGCCCCCATTCTGCGGGCTC contains:
- a CDS encoding Hpt domain-containing protein, giving the protein MINADIRDHAYQFFIEEAPELLQVIEQELLTLRQERTPAKIHALMRAAHSLKGGAASVGLPAIKTLAHRLEDIFKALYSEAVVIDEDMESLLLQAFDGLKNPLMAEIEQGQFDSDQALATGLPVIEAIEFLLGDHLAAGEQFLPSSADLGVDIVSSLFEVDIQQGLNQIQGALETEDAEVVRETLSAQTEVFAGLAELLNLPGFQEITTLVQTALVNQPEAILALAPVALRDWRQSCQQVLEQGDRQQGGYPSAELQALAGASGSFTTASEIPVETLETLWGNAGDLTPAAAMDNLWGNADLGAETFSLPELEPAELAWPELPPLTGELSQEAETVTSEMVNTDEPAYQFFIEEAPELLQMIEEGLLTLRQDRSAVKVHSIMRAAHSLKGGAASVGLTAIKTIAHRLEDIFKALHSETLSFDETLESLLLAGYDCLKNPLEAQIHTGYYDPQQALAAVQPVLEALEFQLGDALQAGEQFLPSSADLGVDIVANLFDLDIRQGLQQLREALDSDDTEIVRDSLIAQTEVFLGLAEILNLPGFKAIGEAVQKALENSPDQALAIAQQAVVDWTNSCDQVLQQGDRQQGGSPSTFLLSFGEKAVVEVKEALQASPASRLSISDLFFGDDEEEAEIPSTAETEAPSREEEIQAPLGLVMEPEILAETEVPVEATLAETILEGLPLAPSLEDVFGGLVAEETLLDAGIFADYDATPSVDDTEIDQMVQSVAQVFEQLPALPETPPLTAPELSTAISPAPTPTPQRAETPPTPTAAPLSIRVDFQRLERMNNWVGELAINRNSLSLQNQQLQGSVRSLLTRFSRFQGLTVKLRELADQLVTAPGGDKLFRPQGSTAWVSNAFDTLEMDSYSALSGQLQEILEEMMQLEEAVDDIVLFARASNQSLDAQKQMLFSLRDELMWARMLPLGEVLNRFPRVLRDLSTQYHKPVQLKLYGTSVLVDRLAIEKLYDPLLHLLRNAFDHGIESPEVRRAQGKPESGTIEIQAYHQGNQTIIEIRDDGGGLNAEKIAQRGIEKGLITEAQAKTMTPEQIYNLIFEPDFSTASQVSELSGRGVGLDVVRQQIAALKGTIVLSSRPGRGTTFSLRLPLTLTIAKLLVCTISQDDQRTATAIAIPSDSVAELLVPLPNQLKLSGNQRFLFWQGQMIPIYPLASLIPYNCPLGDRQLSKVLSAVPQPEDWNLPLILLRQGDHYYALEVTRLITEQELVIKPFAPILRAPDYLYGCTILGDGTLIPVINGGLLLEWYWQRGEDSMGQFLTEGPVLAEETLAEVATGLAQTQTILVVDDSAAMRRTLAFSLEKSGYRVLQAKDGREALDILAQTPGIQLVICDIEMPNLNGFEFLGQRRRNPAMASIPVAMLTSRGSDKHRQLATHLGANAYFTKPYIEQQFLTAIKELLATPALSV